A portion of the Manihot esculenta cultivar AM560-2 chromosome 2, M.esculenta_v8, whole genome shotgun sequence genome contains these proteins:
- the LOC122723106 gene encoding probable glutathione peroxidase 8: MASQAPKYPESVYDFIVKDSKGNDVDLSIFKGKVLLIVNVASKCGMTNSNYTELNQLYEKYKDQGLEILAFPCNQFGEEEPGSNYEIQEFACTRFKSEFPIFGKLEVNGENASLLYKFLKSGKWGIFGDDIQWNFAKFLVNRDGQVVDRYYPTTSPLSLEHDVEKLLGVS, from the exons ATGGCAAGCCAGGCCCCCAAGTACCCTGAATCTGTCTATGATTTCATcgttaag GATTCTAAAGGAAATGATGTAGATCTTAGCATTTTCAAGGGAAAAGTCTTATTAATTGTCAATGTGGCTTCAAAATG TGGAATGACCAACTCAAATTACACAGAACTGAATCAGTTATATGAGAAGTACAAAGATCAAG GCCTTGAAATATTGGCATTTCCATGCAATCAATTTGGTGAGGAGGAACCAGGAAGCAATTATGAGATTCAAGAGTTTGCCTGCACTCGCTTTAAATCAGAATTTCCCATATTTGGCAAG CTGGAAGTGAATGGTGAGAATGCTTCTCTACTGTACAAGTTCTTAAAGTCAGGCAAATGGGGGATATTTGGTGATGATATTCAGTGGAACTTTGCAAAATTCCTTGTGAATAGGGATGGGCAAGTTGTCGATCGTTACTACCCCACAACTTCACCTCTGAGTCTTGAG CATGACGTAGAGAAGCTGTTGGGGGTCTCATAA
- the LOC110609614 gene encoding probable phospholipid hydroperoxide glutathione peroxidase has translation MLRSSITGRLRLSVASVSASLISKKQSSFYFDQTLLGFLHNSPLPFVSRSITLRNSGPVLCSPSLRFDHTMANQSEPKSVHDFTVKDARGNDVDLSIYKGKVLVIVNVASQCGLTNSNYTELTQLYHKYKDQGLEILAFPCNQFGSQEPGTNEEILEFACTRFKAEYPIFDKVDVNGNNAAPLYKFLKSSKGGTFGDGIKWNFSKFLVDKDGNVVDRYAPTTSPLSMEKDVKKLLGIA, from the exons ATGCTCCGTTCTTCAATTACAGGAAGGCTTAGGCTCAGCGTTGCATCCGTATCTGCATCTCTTATTTCGAAAAAGCAATCATCTTTCTATTTCGATCAAACCCTTTTGGGTTTTCTTCATAATTCACCTCTTCCTTTTGTTTCTCGCTCCATAACATTACGAAATTCGGGGCCTGTGTTGTGCTCTCCTTCTTTGAGATTCGACCATACAATGGCTAACCAATCCGAGCCTAAATCAGTGCATGACTTCACCGTTaag GATGCTAGAGGAAACGATGTTGATCTCAGCATTTACAAGGGGAAGGTTCTCGTGATTGTTAATGTTGCTTCACAGTG TGGCTTGACCAATTCGAACTACACTGAGCTGACTCAGTTATACCATAAATACAAGGATCAAG GCTTGGAGATTCTGGCATTTCCATGTAATCAGTTTGGATCTCAGGAGCCAGGAACCAATGAAGAAATTCTGGAGTTTGCCTGTACTCGCTTCAAGGCCGAGTATCCAATATTCGACAAG GTTGATGTGAATGGAAACAATGCTGCTCCTCTTTACAAATTCTTGAAATCTAGCAAAGGTGGAACTTTTGGGGATGGCATCAAGTGGAATTTTTCGAAGTTCCTGGTTGATAAAGATGGCAATGTTGTGGACCGTTATGCCCCCACCACTTCCCCTCTCAGCATGGAG AAAGACGTGAAGAAGCTGTTGGGGATTGCGTGA
- the LOC110610067 gene encoding xyloglucan-specific galacturonosyltransferase 1 — translation MAIAVSKKKTRLPRKSKEGRKEFCFCSAIWLQILSRIPALTVLLILLFLWSSSTTIISGNIVHVCISSRKLSNLYCLSAGSQPSFEIPNINNGSTSVRPSDVIREINVSSSINDSVKEVGVVVSPINNNITGIANVVGKYPNLIVTDRNEEVENAKKIVEEQLQLHRSWTSNTNPAVCDGRGIYVYDLPSKFNKDLVGQCGDMILWMDFCKYFDNEALGRPIEKLGKCWYDTHQYSLEPIFHQRILKHPCRVYSENEAKLFYVPYYGGLDILRWHFKNVSNDVKDILALELMKWLDSKKPWVQNSGKDHVFVLGKISWDFRRINDSSWGTRFLQLEKMQNPIKLLIERQPWEVNDIGIPHPTYFHPHSDDDIVAWQLKIIQATRKSLVSFAGAARPDQPESIRSILINQCTSAGDKCQFLNCRSSECDQPETITELFMESEFCLQPPGDSPTRKSVFDSLVSGCIPVIFDPFTAYYQYPWHLPEDHGKYSVFIDQEEVRKMKVNVVERLMNVSAKEREDMRRYIIYEMLPGLVYGDSSSQLHKFQDAFSITVNNLVNRLQLLD, via the coding sequence ATGGCCATTGCTGTGTCCAAAAAGAAAACTAGACTACCCAGGAAATCAAAAGAAGGAAGAAAAGAATTTTGTTTTTGTAGTGCAATTTGGTTACAAATTCTGTCCCGAATCCCAGCTTTGACTGTTCTTTTGATTCTCCTCTTCCTATGGTCCTCATCAACCACCATCATCTCCGGCAACATCGTTCATGTTTGCATTTCCTCGCGGAAACTCAGCAATCTTTACTGCCTCTCTGCAGGTAGCCAGCCCAGCTTTGAAATCCCAAATATCAACAATGGTTCCACTAGTGTTAGGCCCAGTGATGTTATCCGAGAAATTAATGTCAGTTCAAGCATCAACGACAGCGTGAAAGAAGTTGGCGTAGTCGTTAGTCCTATCAACAACAACATCACAGGCATTGCCAATGTTGTTGGCAAGTACCCAAATCTAATTGTGACCGACAGGAATGAGGAGGTTGAAAATGCAAAGAAGATTGTCGAGGAGCAATTGCAACTACATAGATCATGGACTTCGAACACAAATCCTGCAGTGTGTGATGGAAGGGGAATTTATGTCTATGATCTGCCATCAAAGTTCAATAAAGACTTGGTAGGCCAATGTGGAGATATGATCCTATGGATGGATTTCTGCAAGTATTTTGATAATGAGGCTTTAGGTAGGCCAATTGAAAAACTGGGAAAATGCTGGTATGACACTCATCAGTACTCACTGGAGCCAATTTTTCATCAAAGGATTTTGAAGCATCCTTGCAGGGTTTACAGTGAAAATGAAGCCAAGCTCTTTTATGTACCTTACTATGGTGGACTAGACATCTTAAGATGGCATTTTAAGAATGTCTCCAATGATGTTAAAGACATTTTGGCACTGGAGCTCATGAAGTGGCTTGACTCCAAAAAGCCTTGGGTTCAAAATTCTGGTAAGGATCATGTGTTCGTTTTGGGCAAAATTTCCTGGGACTTCAGGAGAATTAATGATTCTTCATGGGGGACTAGGTTTTTACAGCTAGAGAAAATGCAGAACCCAATAAAGCTCTTGATCGAACGGCAACCATGGGAAGTCAATGACATTGGAATTCCACATCCTACATACTTTCACCCACACTCAGATGATGATATTGTTGCCTGGCAGCTAAAGATTATTCAAGCAACTCGAAAGAGCCTGGTGAGTTTTGCTGGGGCAGCAAGGCCTGATCAACCTGAGAGCATTAGGTCAATACTGATCAATCAGTGCACTTCAGCTGGCGATAAATGCCAGTTCTTGAACTGCAGGTCAAGCGAATGTGATCAACCTGAAACAATTACAGAGTTGTTCATGGAGTCAGAATTCTGCTTACAGCCTCCTGGGGACAGCCCAACACGAAAATCAGTATTCGATTCGCTTGTTTCAGGTTGCATACCTGTAATTTTTGATCCGTTTACAGCCTACTACCAGTATCCATGGCATTTACCTGAGGATCATGGTAAATACTCTGTGTTCATAGACCAAGAAGAAGTGAGGAAAATGAAGGTGAATGTGGTGGAGAGGCTAATGAATGTTTCTGCAAAGGAGAGAGAGGACATGAGGAGGTACATAATATATGAAATGTTGCCTGGATTGGTATATGGGGATTCAAGCTCTCAGCTTCACAAGTTCCAGGATGCATTTTCTATTACAGTGAACAATCTGGTCAACAGATTGCAGTTACTTGACTAG
- the LOC110609612 gene encoding FT-interacting protein 3, which translates to MSNLKLGIDVVSAHNLLAKDGQGSSSAFVELYFDGQRFRTTIKEKDLNPVWNESFYFNISDPTNLHYLTLDVYVYNHIRATNSRSFLGKVCLNGNSFVPYSDAVVLHYPLEKRGIFSRVRGELGLKVYITDDPSIKSSTPLPAVESLPPKDPGLTHRQAYTVHPVSNSVPPNRVERHTFHHLPNPNHQQQQQPSSAPPVNHHVPKYVADEMKAEAQPPKLVRMHSASSSQPVDYALKETSPLLGGGRVVGGRVIHGDKTASTYDLVERMFFLYVRVVKARDLPAMDVTGSIDPFVEVKIGNYKGITKHFEKKQNPEWNQVFAFSRERMQASVLEVVIKDKDLVKDDFVGIVRFDINEIPLRVPPDSPLAPEWYRLGDKKGEKIKGELMLAVWIGTQADEAFSEAWHSDAATPVDSIPAASTVIRSKVYHAPRLWYVRVNVVEAQDLVPSEKNRFPDVYVKVQIGNQVFKTKTCQARTFSAFWNEDLLFVAAEPFEDHLVLSVEDRVGPGKDEIIGRVIIPLSSVEKRADDRMIHSRWFNLEKPVAVDVDQLKKEKFSSRIHLRVCLDGGYHVLDESTHYSSDLRPTAKQLWRPPIGLLELGILNAVGLHPMKTRDGRGTSDTYSVAKYGHKWVRTRTIIDNLHPKYNEQYTWEVFDPATVLTVGVFDNSQLGEKGGKDLKIGKVRIRISTLETGRVYTHSYPLLVLHPTGVKKMGELHLAIRFTCTSFVNMLYQYSRPLLPKMHYVRPFTVMQLDMLRHQAVNIVALRLGRAEPPLRKEVVEYMSDVDSHLWSMRRSKANFFRLMTVFSGLFSAGKWFGEICMWKNPITTVLVHVLYLMLACFPELILPTVFLYMFLIGVWNYRYRPRYPPHMNTKISQAETVHPDELDEEFDTFPTSRSPELVRMRYDRLRSVAGRIQTVVGDIATQGERFQSLLSWRDPRATAIFILFCLVAALVLFVTPFQVIAALAGFYVMRHPRFRYRTPSVPINFFRRLPARTDSML; encoded by the coding sequence ATGAGCAACCTCAAGCTAGGGATAGATGTGGTTAGTGCTCACAATCTTTTGGCAAAAGATGGGCAAGGTTCATCCAGTGCCTTTGTGGAGCTCTACTTTGATGGCCAGAGGTTCCGGACCACCATAAAAGAGAAAGACCTCAATCCTGTTTGGAATGAAAGTTTCTACTTCAACATTTCTGATCCAACCAACCTCCACTATCTTACTCTTGATGTCTATGTTTACAATCATATCAGAGCTACTAACTCTAGATCCTTCCTTGGGAAGGTTTGCCTCAATGGGAATTCATTTGTTCCCTACTCTGACGCTGTTGTCTTGCATTATCCCTTGGAAAAGCGTGGTATTTTCTCACGTGTAAGAGGAGAGCTTGGCCTGAAAGTTTATATCACTGATGACCCATCCATAAAGTCCTCTACCCCACTCCCTGCAGTTGAATCCTTGCCACCTAAGGACCCAGGCTTGACTCATAGGCAGGCTTACACGGTTCACCCTGTCTCAAACTCAGTACCTCCGAACAGAGTTGAAAGGCATACTTTTCATCATCTCCCTAATCCAAATCACCAGCAACAACAGCAACCTTCTTCAGCTCCACCCGTCAACCATCATGTACCGAAGTATGTGGCTGATGAGATGAAAGCTGAAGCACAACCCCCTAAGTTGGTTCGCATGCACTCTGCATCATCTTCACAGCCTGTTGACTACGCACTGAAAGAGACAAGCCCTCTTCTTGGTGGTGGAAGAGTTGTTGGTGGTCGTGTTATTCATGGTGACAAGACTGCAAGCACTTATGATCTTGTTGAACGGATGTTTTTTCTTTATGTAAGAGTTGTTAAGGCTCGTGATCTTCCTGCCATGGATGTTACTGGAAGTATTGATCCATTTGTTGAGGTGAAAATTGGAAATTACAAGGGAATCACAAAGCATTTTGAGAAAAAGCAAAATCCTGAGTGGAACCAAGTGTTTGCCTTTTCAAGGGAACGCATGCAAGCTTCTGTATTAGAAGTCGTGATTAAGGATAAGGATCTCGTTAAAGATGACTTTGTGGGCATTGTAAGGTTTGACATCAATGAGATACCATTGCGAGTCCCACCTGACAGTCCTTTGGCTCCAGAGTGGTATCGACTTGGGGATAAGAAAGGAGAAAAAATTAAGGGAGAGTTGATGCTTGCTGTCTGGATTGGAACTCAAGCAGACGAGGCATTTTCTGAGGCATGGCATTCTGATGCAGCTACGCCTGTTGATAGCATTCCAGCTGCCTCTACGGTGATTCGCTCCAAGGTGTATCATGCACCACGTTTATGGTATGTACGTGTTAATGTTGTTGAGGCACAAGACTTGGTCCCATCAGAGAAGAACCGTTTTCCAGATGTGTATGTTAAGGTACAGATTGGGAATCAGGTCTTCAAGACTAAGACATGTCAGGCACGAACTTTTAGTGCATTCTGGAATGAGGATCTTTTATTTGTTGCAGCTGAACCCTTTGAAGATCACCTAGTCCTTTCAGTCGAGGATCGTGTGGGTCCTGGCAAAGATGAGATAATTGGGAGGGTCATCATACCGTTAAGTTCTGTGGAAAAGCGTGCTGATGATAGGATGATTCATTCCCGTTGGTTTAACCTAGAAAAGCCTGTTGCTGTGGATGTGGATCAGTTGAAGAAAGAGAAATTCTCTAGCCGTATCCATCTTCGAGTCTGTCTTGACGGAGGATATCATGTTCTTGATGAGTCAACTCACTACAGCAGTGACCTCCGGCCCACAGCAAAACAACTCTGGAGACCACCAATTGGGCTATTGGAACTTGGCATCTTAAATGCTGTAGGATTACATCCCATGAAAACACGAGATGGGAGGGGTACATCGGATACATACTCTGTTGCGAAGTATGGGCACAAATGGGTTCGAACACGCACTATCATTGACAATCTGCACCCAAAGTACAATGAGCAGTACACTTGGGAGGTTTTTGATCCAGCAACAGTTCTAACTGTTGGGGTATTCGATAACAGCCAGCTTGGGGAAAAGGGTGGTAAGGACTTGAAGATTGGGAAGGTGCGCATTCGCATCTCTACTCTTGAAACTGGTCGTGTTTATACGCACTCTTATCCCTTGCTGGTTCTACATCCTACTGGAGTCAAGAAGATGGGGGAATTGCATTTGGCAATAAGATTTACTTGTACATCTTTTGTGAACATGCTTTATCAATATTCAAGACCATTATTACCTAAAATGCACTATGTGAGGCCCTTTACTGTGATGCAGTTGGACATGCTTCGTCATCAAGCTGTCAACATAGTGGCATTAAGGTTAGGTAGGGCAGAACCTCCACTGCGGAAGGAGGTTGTAGAGTATATGTCAGATGTGGACTCACACCTTTGGAGCATGCGCAGAAGCAAAGCAAATTTCTTTAGGCTAATGACAGTTTTCTCAGGATTGTTTTCTGCTGGGAAGTGGTTTGGGGAAATTTGCATGTGGAAGAATCCTATCACAACAGTACTTGTCCATGTGCTCTATCTCATGCTTGCTTGCTTCCCTGAACTCATTTTGCCCACGGTTTTTCTTTATATGTTTCTAATAGGAGTATGGAATTATCGGTATCGTCCAAGGTACCCACCCCATATGAACACAAAGATCTCACAAGCTGAGACGGTGCATCCGGATGAGCTTGATGAGGAATTTGACACATTCCCTACGAGCAGGAGCCCAGAACTCGTTCGGATGAGGTATGATAGGCTACGGAGTGTGGCTGGTAGGATCCAGACTGTTGTCGGTGATATTGCAACTCAAGGGGAGCGGTTTCAGTCACTATTAAGCTGGCGAGACCCACGCGCTACCGccatattcattttattttgccTAGTAGCTGCACTGGTTTTGTTTGTGACACCATTTCAGGTGATAGCAGCTTTGGCAGGTTTCTACGTTATGAGACATCCAAGATTTCGCTACAGGACACCTTCGGTGCCCATCAACTTCTTCCGCAGGCTGCCTGCTAGGACAGATAGTATGTTGTAA